The genomic region GTTGGCTACAGTGATGGGCGACGAGCAAACCCCACAAGCGGCGTTGGGGCGATTCGCGACTCGGATCGCCGGAAGGGTGACCCTGACCGAGGCTTTTAACGATCGGGACCACGAGGTTCGCTTTGACTTGGAACTCGGAGAGTAAGGTTTTGTGACATTGGCTCAACTTCGAGCGCTCCAGATCGGCGATCGCGCCGATGCGCCCGTCGAGATAACTCTCGACGAAGCGATCGTTAAAGCAAGTATCTTTAATTTCCATCCCCAAGAGGGGCAACCAACCGGGTTCGACGGACTCGACCACGATTTGACCGTTCCAATCCGGTTTAAACTGATAAATCAAGACGCGATCGGCCTGTAAAAATGGGCGCACTTCACCGACGGTGGTTTGCAAAATGTCGTCGAGGTCGAGAGACTGGCGAATCCGGTTTTGAATTTTCACCATCAAGCGTTCGCGGCGAATTTGGCGCGCCAGGGCCATTTCCGCTTGTTTGCGATCGCTGATGTCGGCGATCGTCAGTAAGATTCCCGCTTTGCTGTCTCCCGGTTGCCCCGCGTTCGCCGAAACGATCGTCCAGCGATCGCCGCCGTCGGCTTGACGGAAGCGAACATCTTGTTGTTGGGTGTGACCTTGGCGGACTTGTTCTAAAAATAGCTCGGCCCAAGGGCGATGCTTCGGGTCTACAAACGACAGCCACGGTTTGCCGATCGCCTGTTCGACGCGCACGCCGAGCATCCGGGCGAGTTGGCGGTTGATAAAGGTGGTGTTCCCTTCGGCGTCGAGACTCCAGACCCCCTCGGTCATGGTTTCGACGATGCGGCGGTAACGTTGTTCGCTCTCGCGCAGGGCTTCTTGGGCGCGACGGTTGGCGGTGATGTCCTGGAAGTAAACCGAGAGGCCCTCTCGGGCGGGATAAGCGTGAATGGCGAGCCAGCGATTGTCCTCGGGATAGAAGGCTTCAAAGGCGATCGAGACTTGTTCGGCGATCGCCCGTCGGTATTCGGACTCGAACGCGGCGGCGATCGCCTCGGGAAAGGCATCCCAGAACGATTGTCCGATCGCCTCCCCTTGTCGCTCGGTCAACAGGCTTTCGGCGGTGCGGTTGATATAAGTCAGGCAAAAGTCAGCGTCGAGGGCGACGAAGCCATCGGCAATGCTTTCGAGAATGGCGATCGTCTGTTCGTGGGACTCGCGCAAGCGGACGTCGGCTTCGACGCGGTAGGTAATATCGCTTTGAATGCCGATAAAATGGCTGACTTCTCCGGCTTCGTTGCGAATCGGCGAAATCGACAGTTCGTTCCAAAACATGCTGCCGTCTTTGCGGTAATTGCGCAAGATGCCGTGACAGTTCTGACCTCGGGCGATCGCCCAGCGCACGGTTTCCAAGCTGCTCTGGTCGCGATCGCCCCCTTGCAAAAAGCGGCAGTTGCGACCGATCGCCTCCCGGGCGGAGTACCCGGAGATCTGCTCGAAACTGGGATTGACATAAACAATCGGATTGTCTCGCGATCGAGCGTCGGTAATTACGATCCCGTTGGCGCATTCGGCGATCGCCCGTTGCATGATGTACGCCCTGGCGTCGCTGCGTTCTCGGTCGATCGCCGCCGCGACAATATTGGCGATCGCCTCTAAAAAATGCAAGTCGTCGGCACTGAACTCCCGCAATTTGCGGCTGTGAACCCCCAAAATGCCCACGAATGGAACCTCGGAGACTAACGCCAATTCCGGATGCGTACCCGATGGCGGCGTCCGATGGGGAGGATGGCCGATAATGGCGGTCATACCGGAGATGACCCCGTGTTCGTGCAGCAGGGGCATTCCCTCAAATCGGGTTTCGGTTCTCAGGTCTTGGACGATCGTGCTTTCGCCCTGTCTGAGGGTATACCCGGCTTGGGAACGTTGACTCGCTTCGACCCTGGCCCGACCGACAATCCCACTCTTCCAACCGACTCCCGCCCGCACGAGGAAGCTGGCGGGGGCGTCGCGATCGTCTCCAGGGTCGGGAAGTAGTTCTAAAATCTTGCAGTATTCCACCGCGAGGGTGTCGGCGACGAGTTGCACCGCGTCTTGCATCAGCACGGCGGTGGGAATCCCTTTGAGGGCGCGCTGACCGAGTTGGGCGACGGCTTGCTGCTGGCGGGCGCGCGATCGCACGTCGGCGACGGCTTTCGCCCGAGCGCTGATATCGCGCACGAACACTTGAATGCAGGGTCGTCCGTCGTAGGCGATCGGCATGGCGGTCACTTCCACGTCGATCGTCTCGCCGTCGAGGCGGATGAATTGTTCTTCCACGGTCGGGGTCGGCTGTCCGGTCGTGACGTTCTCGATCCGTTGGCGCACGATTTCTCGATACGGCGGCGTTACGAAGTCGAATACCGAACGTCCTTCGAGTTCGCCCGCGACGGCAGCCCCCAACAAGCGGGCGGCGGCGGCGTTACTCCAGATAATCTGACCGTGGTGGTGAATGAGGATCGCTTCAAAGGAGAGTTCGAGTAACTCGCGATAGCGCCGTTCGCTGTTTTCGAGGGCGTCTTGGGTGGCTTCGCACTGCCTCGATTGCGAGCAAGGGGCGGCGTCGCTGGCGCTGGCGTCGTCTCGTTCCCAGAGTCCGGCGATCGCCTCGGCGAGCCATTCGAGGGGTTGGATCTGTTCGGGAGACCAATAGTGGGAGCCGCGATCGTCGTAGAGGCAGATCCGCCCTTCGGGTAAGGCGGTTCGGGGATTGTCTGTGGCGGACCCCGGG from Oxynema aestuarii AP17 harbors:
- a CDS encoding PAS domain S-box protein — protein: MKRNSEPNEGIGRRDRPYYLKRPRPQRCKGRIYLKRPRNRPAPRGDRHSSSQEFPSPGVGETDALERRTQPKGSVKCCTLDRIGKSMDLILEPSGQIVAVDPRIVAILGYAESSLIGTPWIDYVDGRDRPFVLQTSAPILGDRNGNLVPNPMTIPPFRLTTRDGAAIWVEATIARQISDRRVRLSCRRTAQPPRNESQPGVGLQEVIRPMWRAIAAGRIDWNHCLAEIGKALGVTGATIARWRVGGDLDLPRAVRLEGCWGRVPDCCAERDEWTVLLDAIPPFTGAGVVAIADCQALPAGAIGSDRSLDEAGVRALLCIPIRPAPGSATDNPRTALPEGRICLYDDRGSHYWSPEQIQPLEWLAEAIAGLWERDDASASDAAPCSQSRQCEATQDALENSERRYRELLELSFEAILIHHHGQIIWSNAAAARLLGAAVAGELEGRSVFDFVTPPYREIVRQRIENVTTGQPTPTVEEQFIRLDGETIDVEVTAMPIAYDGRPCIQVFVRDISARAKAVADVRSRARQQQAVAQLGQRALKGIPTAVLMQDAVQLVADTLAVEYCKILELLPDPGDDRDAPASFLVRAGVGWKSGIVGRARVEASQRSQAGYTLRQGESTIVQDLRTETRFEGMPLLHEHGVISGMTAIIGHPPHRTPPSGTHPELALVSEVPFVGILGVHSRKLREFSADDLHFLEAIANIVAAAIDRERSDARAYIMQRAIAECANGIVITDARSRDNPIVYVNPSFEQISGYSAREAIGRNCRFLQGGDRDQSSLETVRWAIARGQNCHGILRNYRKDGSMFWNELSISPIRNEAGEVSHFIGIQSDITYRVEADVRLRESHEQTIAILESIADGFVALDADFCLTYINRTAESLLTERQGEAIGQSFWDAFPEAIAAAFESEYRRAIAEQVSIAFEAFYPEDNRWLAIHAYPAREGLSVYFQDITANRRAQEALRESEQRYRRIVETMTEGVWSLDAEGNTTFINRQLARMLGVRVEQAIGKPWLSFVDPKHRPWAELFLEQVRQGHTQQQDVRFRQADGGDRWTIVSANAGQPGDSKAGILLTIADISDRKQAEMALARQIRRERLMVKIQNRIRQSLDLDDILQTTVGEVRPFLQADRVLIYQFKPDWNGQIVVESVEPGWLPLLGMEIKDTCFNDRFVESYLDGRIGAIADLERSKLSQCHKTLLSEFQVKANLVVPIVKSLGQGHPSGDPSRESPQRRLWGLLVAHHCSQPRQWLPQEIDLLQQLATQLGIAIEQSELYETVRQIGSDLEIQVRNRTAELQQSLEFAHVVRRITQKVGESLDEGQILQTAVREIAQVLEIDYCCAALYDGDRTTATICYEYSTDDVGSGLGQVLKIADARKIYEQLWRGEYFLSYDRGRVPLIDPQALGDLACPDLDRMLQARILVPIFDDRGTIGHLSVLHSQVRTWSDIEIRLLQQVAAHCAIALRQARLYEASLAQVRELEKVNRLKDEFLSTVSHELRTPMANMKMAIQMLKIGYKQYDPNLTNDLEKQEAIAAKLSRYFQILDDECHREISLINDLLDLQRLDSGLAKEFTPVDLGEWLPQLLHGFHERARNRQQTIALELADNLPTLTTDVSGFERIVSELLNNACKYTPPGESIRLVACDAGDRLQLQVVNTGVEIPPNEIGHIFEKFYRVPSADPWKQGGTGLGLALVQKLATHLGGAIAVESASRVTCFTLELPWDLES